The following is a genomic window from Parvularculales bacterium.
CACAAAGTTCATCTTCGCCATAAGTAGCCATGACCATGAAAGGCGACATGCTAATAAATTTGCGCATATGACCATCCAGTTTTGACAACTGTTTCAGGTCTGCGCCTTCTACTAGCGGCGGATATAACGCCCGGAGTTCTTCAACTGATTTTATCGTATTCATTTGTGATCTCCTGTAAGGATCATTACCGCAGAAATATCTGGTCCGGAGTTTTCCGGCCACGCTTTATGTTTTCTTCGGAATCCTGTGGTACCAGTGTCAATTGTACACTTTTTTACACTTTCCAAAACAATTTGAGAGAGCGTAAATTTTACGCACCTAAAACAATAATTTATGGATCTGTGAGTAAAACTTAATTGTTTTGTAGACAGGTTAAGTGAAAATCAGACAAAATTAAAGATTACTTACAAGGAGGATTAATCATGAGCAAACCGAGTCCCTTTACCGTCGCCATATCCGATGAAACCTTATCGGGTATTTATGAGCGTGTTGCGTCTTACCGCTGGCATGAGATGCCGGACATCGAGGACGGGCAAGACCGCTGGGCCTACGGCACAGACATGACCTACCTGAAAGAGTTGTGTGCCTATTGGGTCAAAGACTATGACTGGCGGCGGGGAGAGGCTTTGCTCAACCGGTTTTCTCACTACCACGCACCGGTTGACGGGACGGACATTCATTACATTCTGGAGCCGGGGTCGGGTGATGATCCCCGCCCCTTAATTATTACACACGGCTGGCCGGGGTCGGTATTCGAGTTTGCCGGTGTGATTGAGCAACTGGCTCATCCGGAGCGCTTTGGCGGACGCGCGGAAGACGGGTTAACCGTGGTTGCTCCCTCGTTGCCGGGTTACGGTTTTTCGGCAAAGCCGCCGCGTCCCGTAGGCCCGCGCCACACGGCTCAACTATGGGACAAATTAATGAGAGAGGCGTTGGAGTTTGATCGCTATACCGCCCAGGGGGGAGATTGGGGGTCTATTGTCTCCAGCTGGCTGGGCTATGAACATGACCCCGAACATGGCGGGGGATGTGAGGCCATACACCTTAATATGTATAGCCTGCGGCCTCATGGCGTGAGCCCCGAAACTGACGAAGAACGCCAATGGGCGGAAAAAGCCGCCCTCACCCTTCAGATGGAAGGTGCTTATTTGCAGCTACAGATGACCAAGCCGCAAACTTTATCATACGGCATGATGGATAGTCCGGTCGGGGTAGCGGCATGGATTATTGAGAAGTTCAACACATGGAGCGATACGCGTGGAGACGATGGCAAATCTTTTATTGAAAACGCCTATTCAAAAGACGCGCTACTGGACAATATAATGGTGTATCTGGTGACGGAGACCTTCAACACGGCTACGTGGTTTTACCGGGGCATGATGGAGGAAGGTGGTGTTACCATGGCCGACGGTCAACGTGTGACAGTGCCTACGGGGGTTGCCTATTTCCCTTATGAGTTCATCACCTTTCCGCCCCGCCGCATGATGGAGGCCGGATATAACATTACCCGCTGGACGGAGTTTGACCGGGGCGGACATTTTGCCGCCATGGAAACCGGCTCCCTGTTTGCCGGGGACGTATTGGCCTTTGCGCGGGAGTTATCCTAACTCAAGTTATTTAGACGGGAGAAAGCCTTTTATATCAGATAGATAAATAAGAGCGTTACGATAAGATCAATGCTGTGATACTATTTCAACATGTTAGAAATCGCAAAATCAGATATCAAAAATATCCTGAGCGGCAATTACAAAACATCATTTACGTATTTTCACAACATTCATGAGAGGGTTTCCCTATGAAGAAAGTTATATTTACCGTAGCAATGCTTGTTGCGTCTACCCTGGCTATATCAACCGGTGCAATTGCCCAAACAGCTTCAGAAATGAAGAGAGGAAATATCAACCCATTTACACAATGCGGTATCGGTGGGGCAGTTTTCCCGAATGTACCCGTCGCTGCGGCTATCTCCAATGTTATCTGGGACATAGGTACAACGGCTTCTTCCTCCATGGTTTTCTCACCACAAACGTGTTATGGCAGAAGGCTAGAAGCGGCCGTGATTATCAATAAAACCTTACCTGAATTGGAAAAAGATATCGCCATGGGTGAGGGTGAATATTTGACAGCACTGACAAGCACCATCAATTGCGACGGCA
Proteins encoded in this region:
- a CDS encoding epoxide hydrolase family protein, which encodes MSKPSPFTVAISDETLSGIYERVASYRWHEMPDIEDGQDRWAYGTDMTYLKELCAYWVKDYDWRRGEALLNRFSHYHAPVDGTDIHYILEPGSGDDPRPLIITHGWPGSVFEFAGVIEQLAHPERFGGRAEDGLTVVAPSLPGYGFSAKPPRPVGPRHTAQLWDKLMREALEFDRYTAQGGDWGSIVSSWLGYEHDPEHGGGCEAIHLNMYSLRPHGVSPETDEERQWAEKAALTLQMEGAYLQLQMTKPQTLSYGMMDSPVGVAAWIIEKFNTWSDTRGDDGKSFIENAYSKDALLDNIMVYLVTETFNTATWFYRGMMEEGGVTMADGQRVTVPTGVAYFPYEFITFPPRRMMEAGYNITRWTEFDRGGHFAAMETGSLFAGDVLAFARELS
- a CDS encoding DUF3015 family protein, translated to MKKVIFTVAMLVASTLAISTGAIAQTASEMKRGNINPFTQCGIGGAVFPNVPVAAAISNVIWDIGTTASSSMVFSPQTCYGRRLEAAVIINKTLPELEKDIAMGEGEYLTALTSTINCDGMTSYKFNANLREAYSDVTLDVTYDSKSHVQRASDMYDTVRLVTSEFEGCSTIL